A window from Candidatus Paceibacterota bacterium encodes these proteins:
- a CDS encoding HAD hydrolase-like protein — MKLSMHTNFILFDFDGVIVDSFATAFEVKKMICPNATEADYKKGFEGNINDWQKADTKHDEKCRHDIDFFAEYIPRIKERVLTIPGIEKVIKELAKSYTLIVISSTLTAPIQGLLEKYNLAPFFVEVMGNDVHTSKVEKMKMVFSKYNIDSNKCVFITDTLGDMREAKHVKMGSIGVTWGFHDRETLIRGEPFKIVEKPEDLVTTVSEYFKK; from the coding sequence ATGAAATTATCAATGCATACCAACTTTATTCTCTTTGATTTTGATGGAGTTATAGTAGATTCTTTTGCTACAGCCTTTGAGGTGAAAAAGATGATCTGTCCTAATGCAACAGAAGCTGATTATAAAAAAGGTTTTGAAGGAAATATTAATGATTGGCAAAAAGCAGATACAAAACATGATGAAAAATGTCGTCACGATATTGATTTTTTTGCAGAGTATATTCCAAGAATAAAAGAACGAGTTCTGACTATTCCTGGTATAGAAAAAGTTATAAAAGAGTTAGCAAAATCATATACACTCATAGTGATTTCTTCTACACTTACAGCTCCGATACAAGGACTTTTGGAAAAATATAATCTAGCACCGTTTTTTGTAGAAGTGATGGGAAATGATGTGCACACGAGTAAGGTTGAGAAAATGAAGATGGTTTTTTCTAAATATAATATTGATTCAAATAAATGTGTTTTCATCACGGATACTCTTGGTGATATGCGCGAAGCAAAGCATGTAAAGATGGGTTCTATTGGAGTTACTTGGGGTTTTCATGATAGGGAAACTCTTATTCGTGGAGAACCTTTTAAGATTGTTGAAAAACCAGAAGATTTGGTAACGACAGTTTCAGAATATTTTAAGAAATAA
- a CDS encoding nucleotidyltransferase family protein: MTEQDILKIIEDDKWMMDILHVAQKLNLPDWMIGAGFVRNKVWDYLHGYKNEKVPTRDIDLIYFDKNNIDENKDSQLSLEAKEKTGVDWEIVNQAYTHKWHNRGSYKDTQDALADWVEIPTCIAVSMDNNGELRLHASFGIDDLVNLVVRMNPRCSDAGAYNDRVVSKRWKEKWPKLNIIWN, from the coding sequence ATGACCGAACAAGACATTCTAAAAATTATTGAAGATGATAAATGGATGATGGATATTTTGCACGTTGCTCAAAAATTGAATTTGCCAGATTGGATGATTGGTGCAGGGTTTGTGAGAAATAAAGTTTGGGATTATCTGCATGGATATAAAAATGAGAAGGTGCCGACAAGGGATATTGATCTCATATATTTTGACAAAAACAATATTGATGAAAATAAAGATAGTCAACTATCTCTGGAAGCCAAGGAAAAAACTGGTGTAGATTGGGAGATTGTCAATCAAGCTTATACCCATAAATGGCACAATAGAGGGTCATATAAAGATACGCAGGACGCTTTAGCTGATTGGGTAGAAATACCAACATGTATAGCGGTGTCTATGGATAATAATGGGGAACTACGACTCCATGCTTCGTTCGGGATTGATGATTTGGTGAATTTGGTTGTACGGATGAATCCTAGATGTTCTGATGCTGGGGCATACAACGATAGAGTGGTGAGTAAGCGCTGGAAAGAAAAGTGGCCGAAATTGAATATTATTTGGAATTAG
- a CDS encoding NUDIX hydrolase has product MEIKFSHINRSGQKLNLIYREDNPLKDLDGKILQAVHAFCFYKGKLVVVYASEKGYWTPPGGGIEQGETYEEAVVREVKEETNMKVLSQKFIGYQDIYEPDRIVRQTRSVCIVEPYGPFESDPDGDITEINLIDPADYKKYFDWGEVGERIMKRALILKRDLSINV; this is encoded by the coding sequence ATGGAAATAAAATTCTCTCACATTAATCGTTCTGGCCAAAAACTCAACCTCATTTATCGTGAAGATAATCCGTTGAAGGATCTCGATGGAAAAATACTTCAAGCTGTCCATGCTTTTTGTTTCTATAAGGGCAAACTCGTTGTTGTCTATGCATCCGAAAAAGGGTATTGGACTCCACCGGGAGGAGGTATTGAACAAGGAGAAACATATGAAGAAGCTGTTGTGCGAGAGGTAAAAGAAGAAACGAATATGAAAGTATTAAGTCAAAAGTTTATCGGCTATCAAGACATCTATGAACCGGATAGGATCGTGCGACAGACTCGTTCAGTTTGTATAGTAGAGCCTTATGGACCATTTGAGTCAGATCCAGATGGAGATATTACAGAGATCAATTTGATTGATCCAGCTGATTACAAAAAGTATTTTGATTGGGGTGAAGTTGGAGAGAGGATTATGAAAAGAGCGCTTATTTTGAAACGTGATCTTTCAATAAATGTTTGA